The Methanolacinia paynteri genome includes a region encoding these proteins:
- a CDS encoding EVE domain-containing protein translates to MTIWIASTNRDNWKIIRKKNIWGVPKRNKNSIERSNPGDKITIFVRQENAGDTILPSAITGAYEITSKPFEDQSEVFVKPPTMPGEEVFPYRVKLKPVKIFDEPLDFKSLIPKLEFITNKKQWTGHLRTAMRTIPEEDYEYIMKAAETPRG, encoded by the coding sequence ATGACAATATGGATTGCATCCACCAACCGCGACAACTGGAAGATCATCAGGAAGAAAAACATCTGGGGCGTTCCGAAGAGGAATAAGAACAGCATCGAAAGATCAAATCCCGGCGATAAGATCACCATATTCGTCCGCCAGGAGAATGCAGGAGATACGATCCTCCCGTCCGCAATAACAGGCGCCTATGAGATAACATCGAAACCCTTCGAAGATCAGTCAGAAGTCTTCGTCAAACCGCCGACAATGCCAGGGGAAGAAGTATTCCCCTATCGCGTGAAGCTGAAGCCCGTCAAAATATTCGATGAACCTCTGGACTTCAAATCACTCATTCCAAAGCTGGAGTTCATCACCAACAAGAAGCAGTGGACCGGCCACCTGAGAACGGCAATGAGGACCATCCCGGAAGAAGATTATGAATATATCATGAAGGCAGCCGAGACTCCGAGAGGGTGA
- a CDS encoding DUF1788 domain-containing protein, translating into MDAIHIVIEMRLGTGSNISFIEMPIVVSYRNRLKQLMKKSNLYNYYRFSTIGNIRMNTETRIEHLKDKLLSDVFLEGRGLGNEIPFWIFDYPPEDEHLVRHSIKRIEEILKSNSINFIEIDLYELCLEIIDSKIKFEKVIEFEKKRGSDELLKKLRIILKQDTVKKVITRRLSVCGNVEVVFLTGIGKAWPMIRSHSILNNLQPVWGNTPLLAFYPGVYNNTELNLFGKFEDGNYYRAFRIINEEEA; encoded by the coding sequence GTGGATGCAATCCATATTGTCATTGAAATGAGATTAGGGACCGGGAGTAATATATCTTTCATCGAAATGCCAATTGTCGTTTCATATAGAAATAGGCTAAAGCAATTAATGAAAAAATCCAATCTGTATAACTATTATAGATTCTCTACAATAGGAAATATTAGGATGAACACCGAGACACGGATAGAACATCTCAAAGATAAATTACTCAGTGATGTTTTTTTAGAAGGGAGAGGGCTTGGAAATGAAATTCCATTTTGGATCTTTGATTACCCACCCGAAGATGAACATCTGGTCCGCCACTCAATAAAAAGAATTGAAGAAATATTGAAATCCAATTCAATCAACTTTATTGAGATCGACCTTTATGAATTGTGTCTTGAAATTATCGATAGCAAAATTAAATTTGAAAAAGTTATCGAATTTGAAAAGAAAAGGGGTTCAGACGAATTATTAAAAAAATTAAGAATAATATTAAAGCAGGATACTGTAAAGAAAGTTATAACCAGGAGACTTAGTGTCTGTGGTAATGTGGAGGTCGTCTTTTTAACAGGAATCGGGAAGGCATGGCCCATGATCAGATCGCACTCGATCTTAAATAATTTGCAGCCGGTTTGGGGGAATACTCCGCTATTAGCCTTTTATCCGGGGGTATACAACAACACAGAACTAAATCTGTTCGGCAAGTTTGAGGATGGTAATTACTATCGCGCATTCAGGATAATCAACGAGGAAGAAGCATAG
- a CDS encoding ATP-binding protein, producing the protein MDLDAILSDTENRQVEYKESDNAAMYKTLSAFSNTNGGVVLVGVADDKAIVGFNCSNKKIKEITDTIANKLLIHPVITSHAVEGKKILKIEVSKSPNPVSYDGKYYSRVGNTTRGMQAEELKRYFLRTTQWDNIQGDFNPDEIDEQTVKSFVKLGLDSGRMPPSAASESVTEILEHLNLLHNGKLTNGAIILFGKNPQKYFTNALVRIGRFKEEDIIIGDKLAGGNLFRQLEGAEEAIKGFINVRYEISGDSFKRKEIWDYPLNAIREALLNSVVHRDYFMSNRQTQIKIFDDYIWFHNPGGLPLGVTIDDIVKLHSSIPRNPLIADVMYKSDFIEAWGTGIERMCSAFSDAGLLPPEFKEEMGGFSVYFRKSFDLEQIMKSQALNDRQKRAVEYVIENGEISNKTYQELNSVSRTTAIRDLKELVSSGVLKRTGVGKSTVYKQ; encoded by the coding sequence ATGGACTTAGACGCAATACTATCGGATACCGAAAACCGGCAGGTTGAATATAAAGAATCGGACAACGCAGCGATGTACAAAACTCTCTCTGCGTTCTCAAATACAAACGGGGGAGTCGTGCTGGTCGGTGTTGCAGACGACAAGGCTATTGTCGGTTTTAACTGCTCCAATAAAAAAATAAAAGAAATAACAGACACTATTGCAAATAAACTTCTGATCCATCCTGTAATTACATCTCATGCAGTCGAAGGAAAAAAAATTCTTAAGATCGAGGTCTCCAAAAGCCCAAACCCTGTTTCCTATGATGGTAAATACTATTCAAGAGTCGGAAATACAACCCGTGGAATGCAGGCAGAAGAATTAAAGCGTTATTTCCTAAGGACAACCCAGTGGGACAATATTCAAGGAGATTTTAATCCTGATGAAATCGATGAACAGACAGTGAAATCTTTTGTAAAGCTTGGCTTAGACAGCGGACGAATGCCTCCCTCTGCAGCCAGTGAATCTGTTACTGAAATATTAGAGCACTTGAATCTTCTGCATAACGGAAAACTGACAAACGGTGCAATTATCCTTTTCGGCAAAAATCCCCAAAAGTATTTCACAAACGCTCTTGTCCGAATAGGCCGTTTCAAAGAAGAAGACATAATTATCGGGGACAAACTGGCCGGCGGAAATCTATTCCGCCAGCTGGAGGGAGCTGAAGAAGCGATAAAAGGATTCATCAACGTCAGGTACGAGATATCAGGAGACTCCTTCAAAAGAAAAGAGATCTGGGATTACCCTCTTAATGCAATAAGGGAAGCTTTGCTCAATTCGGTTGTTCACCGGGATTATTTTATGTCCAACAGGCAGACACAGATTAAAATCTTCGACGATTATATCTGGTTTCACAATCCCGGCGGCCTTCCCCTGGGCGTTACGATCGACGACATTGTAAAACTCCATTCATCAATTCCGCGCAACCCGCTAATAGCGGATGTGATGTACAAATCGGATTTCATTGAGGCATGGGGCACGGGGATAGAGAGGATGTGTTCTGCATTTTCGGATGCCGGATTACTACCCCCTGAGTTTAAAGAGGAGATGGGAGGCTTTTCTGTTTACTTCAGGAAGAGTTTCGACCTTGAGCAAATCATGAAAAGTCAGGCCCTAAACGATCGACAGAAAAGAGCCGTAGAATACGTTATTGAAAATGGTGAAATTTCAAATAAAACTTATCAGGAATTGAATTCTGTCTCAAGGACTACGGCAATAAGGGATCTAAAAGAGCTTGTATCATCAGGAGTTCTCAAACGGACCGGTGTAGGTAAATCAACCGTTTATAAGCAATAA
- a CDS encoding tyrosine-type recombinase/integrase has protein sequence MDVIGKLNKLDSTNKKYLEQFSRHLKLIQNSPQTIKTKLWRIYTFLIWLDFKDAKETTQEDIENYYLLRCEKVSPFTVQGDMLDLKLFFRWLVPENEKELFKNIKSKRPRNHLPVDRLITRSDIIKMVEVCEKPRDRALIMILWDTGARISEILNLNIGHIQFDRYGAVAIVTGKTGMRRLRLISSVPELQNWVNMHPYRNDSDAPLFVTSRCYGKTQRRLNSRTVENKFKKFSKDAGIKKRVHPHAIRHARLTDLTKSNGNKKGLSEMELRIVAGWEKNSSMPEVYIHLSGADVERKLLENAGIIDDESDPADNALEPCRCPRCKTMNPHGALYCVACSMALTEEAAMEIETKNQKAKESSEYEELFDRLKKDLMAERGLS, from the coding sequence ATGGACGTAATAGGCAAGCTAAACAAACTCGACTCGACAAACAAAAAATACCTTGAACAGTTCAGCAGACATTTAAAACTAATACAAAATTCTCCGCAGACCATCAAAACCAAACTCTGGCGGATCTATACGTTTTTAATCTGGCTGGACTTCAAAGATGCAAAAGAAACCACCCAGGAAGACATTGAAAATTATTACCTCCTAAGATGTGAAAAAGTTAGTCCCTTCACGGTTCAGGGGGACATGCTCGACCTCAAGCTCTTCTTCAGGTGGCTCGTACCTGAAAACGAAAAGGAACTCTTCAAAAATATTAAATCAAAGAGGCCCAGGAATCATCTCCCCGTCGACCGGCTCATAACAAGAAGCGACATCATAAAGATGGTCGAAGTTTGTGAAAAACCCAGGGACCGGGCACTCATCATGATCCTGTGGGACACCGGTGCAAGGATCTCTGAAATTCTCAACCTGAACATCGGCCACATCCAGTTCGACAGATACGGGGCCGTTGCCATAGTCACCGGCAAGACCGGGATGAGGAGACTCAGGCTGATAAGCTCCGTTCCCGAACTTCAGAACTGGGTCAACATGCACCCTTACAGAAACGACTCCGACGCACCACTCTTCGTTACAAGCAGATGCTATGGCAAAACTCAAAGAAGGCTGAACTCAAGAACTGTTGAGAATAAGTTTAAAAAATTCTCAAAGGACGCCGGGATAAAAAAGAGAGTTCACCCACATGCAATCCGTCATGCAAGACTCACCGATCTCACAAAGAGTAACGGCAACAAGAAGGGACTCTCCGAAATGGAGCTCCGCATAGTAGCAGGATGGGAGAAGAACAGTTCCATGCCTGAAGTCTACATCCACCTCTCTGGTGCGGATGTGGAGCGCAAGCTTCTTGAAAACGCAGGCATCATCGATGATGAATCCGACCCCGCTGATAATGCACTTGAACCATGCCGCTGCCCCCGGTGCAAGACAATGAATCCACATGGTGCACTCTACTGCGTAGCGTGCTCAATGGCCCTGACAGAAGAGGCCGCGATGGAGATCGAAACTAAAAACCAAAAAGCCAAAGAGAGTAGCGAATACGAAGAGCTTTTTGATAGGCTAAAAAAAGACCTGATGGCCGAAAGGGGCTTGTCCTAA
- a CDS encoding DUF5655 domain-containing protein, producing MALEKSLQKYIEKNLESLLGITFLASEYATGKTHGGRIDTLGIDENGFPVIIEYKRAINENVINQGLFYLDWLMDHKGEFELKVLKKLGNEWQDKIDWSNPRLLCIAGDFTKYDLHAVQQINRNIELLRYREFDPDLLLLELVNATSAQNGGESESKKISPVKGKKQIVYKTFSEHLEQSDDDLKDRYEELRAFIEALGDDVQTKVLKFYVAFKRIKNFACVTIGYQKKEIVVWIKVDPDSVELKEGFLRDVRTIGHYGTGDLEILIRNDDDLERAKSLIIRSYEGN from the coding sequence ATGGCCCTCGAAAAATCTCTTCAAAAATATATCGAGAAAAACCTGGAGTCTCTTCTTGGAATAACATTCCTTGCGAGTGAATATGCGACCGGGAAGACACATGGAGGCCGTATTGATACGCTGGGGATCGATGAGAATGGTTTCCCTGTAATAATCGAATATAAACGAGCCATTAATGAAAATGTTATCAATCAGGGGTTATTCTATCTCGACTGGCTGATGGATCATAAAGGGGAGTTCGAGTTAAAAGTACTGAAAAAGCTGGGAAATGAGTGGCAAGATAAAATAGACTGGAGTAATCCCCGTCTTCTCTGTATAGCTGGTGATTTTACCAAATACGATCTCCATGCAGTGCAGCAGATAAATCGTAACATAGAACTCTTAAGGTATCGTGAATTCGATCCAGATCTTCTCCTCCTCGAATTGGTGAATGCAACCTCTGCGCAAAACGGGGGTGAATCCGAAAGTAAGAAGATCAGCCCGGTGAAAGGGAAGAAACAGATTGTTTATAAGACATTTTCAGAACATCTCGAACAATCCGATGACGATCTGAAAGACAGGTATGAGGAATTACGAGCGTTTATTGAAGCACTCGGTGACGATGTCCAGACAAAAGTTTTAAAGTTCTACGTTGCTTTCAAGCGGATTAAGAATTTTGCATGTGTTACTATTGGATATCAGAAAAAAGAGATCGTTGTATGGATAAAGGTGGACCCCGACTCTGTTGAATTGAAAGAAGGATTTTTACGGGATGTAAGAACTATCGGCCATTATGGTACTGGCGATCTTGAAATATTAATTAGAAATGATGATGATCTTGAAAGAGCAAAATCATTGATAATAAGGAGCTATGAAGGAAATTAA